TCAGGATAGCGACGGGCATAGCGAGCGGAAAATTCGTTCACCTCATCGGTGAATCCCATTACGTCCGGACTCGTGTAATTGATGAGTCCGGCCTTCTCCACTCCCGCTTCATCGAGAAGCTCGATGAAGCGGTCGGGATCGCTCATGATCGGATCGAGAGTTTCCAGGTCCTTTCGGCTTCCCTGCATCATCTGGAGGATGTTGGGCTTGATCATCCGCCAGGGCATGATGTGAACATGAATGTCAACGACGCCATAGCCGAGTTCAGTCATGACTCTCTCCTGATTAATTCCTCGTGGTCGGAGCCCGATCGCGTCTCTCCGGCGTGGTTCGTCCGACGATCCCCCGCGGGATGTGGCCATCGCTCACTCAGCGTCGCCTGAAGCTCATCAGCTCGGAAGATGTGCGCCGACATTTTCGCGGATCGCTCGCTCGTAGACTCTCAGGCCGACGGCGACATCTTCGATGGCAATGCCCAGAGATTTGAAGAGCGTGATCTGGGATGCGTCCTCTCGTCCGGGGAGCCGGCCGCTCACCACCTCGGCCAACTCGTGGATCGCTTCCCAGCAGAGAATCCCTTTCTCGATGGCCACGAGAAATTCGCCACACTCGATCTTCGCCTGATCTCTAGAATCAACGACGATACGGTCCGCACGACGAAGAGTTTCCTCGTCCACCTCTCGACGGATTAGAGCATTCCCCCCGATGGCGTTGATGTGGACGCCGGGAGACAGCCACTCGCCCTTGAAGACCGGTTCGCGGGAGGTCGTCGCCGTAATGAGGATGTCGGCAGAACGCACCACCTCTTCCGGCCCCGCCGCCGGATGCACAGTAACCTGGAGCCGTTCACTCATTTCGGAACAAAAGGCTCGACATCGTTCCGGTCGGCGACTGAAGGCCAGCACCTGACGGATCGGTCGGACGGCGCAAACGGCCTCGAGCTGACTCCGGGCCTGCCACCCTGTTCCCAGGATACCCACCGTTGCAGCATCGGCGCGCGCCATATACTTGGTAGCAACGCCGCTCGCGGCACCCGTGCGCATCT
This sequence is a window from Blastocatellia bacterium. Protein-coding genes within it:
- a CDS encoding ornithine cyclodeaminase family protein, encoding MTLVLTEHEVRTLLTMEMALEAVESAFRQLDRGQATNTPRHRVRIPGCTLHVMSGALVAQRILGLKAYTVTREGARFVVLLYDGEGGELLALMEADALGQMRTGAASGVATKYMARADAATVGILGTGWQARSQLEAVCAVRPIRQVLAFSRRPERCRAFCSEMSERLQVTVHPAAGPEEVVRSADILITATTSREPVFKGEWLSPGVHINAIGGNALIRREVDEETLRRADRIVVDSRDQAKIECGEFLVAIEKGILCWEAIHELAEVVSGRLPGREDASQITLFKSLGIAIEDVAVGLRVYERAIRENVGAHLPS